Proteins from a genomic interval of Arachis hypogaea cultivar Tifrunner chromosome 10, arahy.Tifrunner.gnm2.J5K5, whole genome shotgun sequence:
- the LOC112715365 gene encoding probable leucine-rich repeat receptor-like protein kinase IMK3 → MNNLSGEIPLSLGTQVSLKFFNVSYNNLSGPVPTMLAKKFNSSSFVGNNQLCGYSLSSPCLAPAPSDEVLAPFPHQESKDRHHRKLGTKDKILIAAGALLLVLITLCCILLFCLIRKRANSTADNGKATRRAAGTTRTERGVALPVSSGEVEEGGDAGGKLVHFDGPIKFTADDLLCATAEIMGKSTYGTVYKATMEDGRQVAVKRLREKITKSQREFESEVCVLGRIRHPNLLALRAYYLGQKGEKLLVFDYMPRGSLASFLHVLRPETYIDWPTRMKIAQGIARGLFYLHSKANIIHGNLTSSNVLLDENTDAKIADFGLSRLMTAAANSNVIATAAALGYRAPELSKLKKANTKSDIYSYGVILLEILTGKSPGETRNGLDLPQWVASIVKEEWTNEVFDSDLMRDKASSSTVNDELLNTLKLALHCVDPTPSPRPEAHQILQQLEEIRPELPPVSPGEESWHHV, encoded by the exons ATGAATAATCTCAGCGGAGAAATTCCATTATCTCTTGGGACACAAGTTAGTCTTAAGTTTTTCAATGTGTCTTACAACAATCTCTCAGGTCCCGTTCCAACTATGCTTGCTAAGAAATTTAACTCAAGTTCCTTTGTGGGAAACAATCAATTATGTGGTTATAGCCTTTCATCTCCATGTCTTGCACCTGCTCCATCAGATGAAGTTCTAGCACCGTTTCCACATCAAGAGTCGAAAGATCGCCATCATAGGAAACTAGGTACCAAAGACAAGATTCTCATAGCAGCAGGGGCACTGCTCTTAGTCCTCATTACACTATGCTGCATCCTGCTCTTCTGCTTGATCAGAAAGAGGGCGAATTCTACGGCGGATAATGGAAAGGCCACAAGGAGAGCTGCTGGTACGACTAGGACAGAAAGAGGAGTCGCGCTGCCTGTTTCTTCTGGTGAAGTTGAAGAGGGCGGCGATGCTGGAGGGAAGCTAGTCCATTTTGATGGACCAATTAAGTTTACAGCTGACGATCTCTTGTGCGCAACGGCGGAAATAATGGGAAAGAGCACCTATGGAACTGTGTACAAGGCTACAATGGAGGATGGAAGGCAAGTTGCAGTGAAGAGATTGAGAGAAAAGATCACAAAGAGTCAGAGAGAATTTGAATCGGAAGTTTGTGTTCTTGGGAGAATTAGACATCCCAATCTTTTGGCTCTAAGGGCCTATTACTTGGGACAAAAAGGGGAAAAGCTCCTTGTTTTTGATTACATGCCTAGAGGAAGCCTTGCTTCTTTCCTACATG TTCTTAGACCTGAAACATACATTGATTGGCCAACAAGGATGAAAATTGCGCAGGGAATTGCGCGTGGCTTGTTTTACCTTCATTCGAAGGCGAACATCATACATGGAAACCTTACATCCAGCAATGTGCTGCTTGATGAGAACACAGATGCTAAGATAGCAGATTTTGGCCTTTCTAGGTTGATGACAGCTGCTGCTAATTCCAATGTGATAGCTACAGCCGCAGCACTAGGATATCGCGCGCCTGAGCTCTCGAAACTCAAGAAGGCTAACACAAAATCTGATATATACAGCTATGGTGTGATCTTGCTGGAAATCTTGACAGGAAAGTCACCAGGTGAAACTAGGAATGGCTTGGATTTGCCTCAGTGGGTTGCTTCTATTGTCAAAGAAGAGTGGACAAATGAGGTTTTCGATTCGGATTTGATGAGGGACAAGGCATCATCCTCAACAGTTAATGATGAGTTGCTTAACACCTTGAAGCTTGCTTTGCACTGCGTTGATCCTACACCGTCGCCACGGCCGGAAGCTCACCAAATTCTCCAGCAGCTAGAAGAGATTAGGCCAGAGTTACCACCAGTTAGCCCTGGAGAAgagtcttggcatcatgtttag